From the Lathyrus oleraceus cultivar Zhongwan6 chromosome 4, CAAS_Psat_ZW6_1.0, whole genome shotgun sequence genome, one window contains:
- the LOC127074759 gene encoding uncharacterized protein LOC127074759, producing the protein MANKYHVRSISLPSRSHPSTIRVSEELNKLKAWEVTSTSTSPSILIALSLLDDLYISFQHLLNMPSTQLLISHHRGQKFIEEVLDSSMRILDVCGITRDTMLQIKENVQVLHSSLRRRKGDSSVESSVAEYKFFTKKMKKNVNKLITSLKHMDTKLGLSPNLELDHHLSSVIRVLREVITMNLSVFQFILSFLSVPSSKSKATKWLLVSKLIHKGVITCEDNSEHANELQCVEAALSSLISDANNGEKLQAAHERLEALENAIESVEIGLENLFRRLIKTRSSLLNIISQ; encoded by the coding sequence ATGGCGAACAAGTACCATGTTCGTTCAATTAGTTTGCCTTCTAGATCTCATCCTAGCACCATTAGAGTATCTGAGGAATTGAACAAACTCAAGGCTTGGGAAGTAACATCCACATCCACATCACCCTCTATTCTTATTGCTCTTTCCTTACTTGATGATTTGTATATTTCATTCCAACATCTTCTCAACATGCCATCCACCCAACTACTCATTTCTCATCATAGAGGTCAGAAATTCATTGAAGAGGTGCTAGACAGTTCTATGAGAATTCTGGATGTTTGTGGCATCACAAGAGACACCATGTTGCAAATCAAGGAAAACGTTCAAGTCCTTCATTCTTCTCTTAGAAGAAGAAAAGGAGATTCAAGTGTTGAATCAAGTGTGGCAGAATACAAATTCTTCAcaaaaaagatgaagaaaaatgtCAACAAGTTGATCACATCTTTGAAGCATATGGATACCAAACTTGGGCTGTCCCCAAATTTGGAACTTGATCATCACCTTTCTTCTGTTATTAGAGTGCTGAGGGAAGTTATTACAATGAATTTATCTGTTTTTCAATTCATTTTGTCATTTTTGAGTGTTCCTTCGTCAAAGTCAAAAGCTACCAAATGGTTGTTGGTTTCAAAATTGATTCACAAGGGTGTTATAACATGTGAAGACAACTCAGAGCATGCCAATGAATTACAGTGTGTGGAAGCTGCTTTAAGCAGCCTTATAAGTGATGCCAATAATGGTGAAAAGTTGCAGGCTGCACATGAACGATTAGAGGCTTTGGAGAATGCAATTGAAAGCGTTGAGATTGGTTTGGAGAACTTATTTAGACGCTTGATTAAAACTAGATCTTCTCTCTTGAACATAATCTCTCAATAA